One Euphorbia lathyris chromosome 1, ddEupLath1.1, whole genome shotgun sequence DNA segment encodes these proteins:
- the LOC136223271 gene encoding protein TRAUCO isoform X1 — MESLQANYREEEDEAEVPANNLDPSPSTVSIDPDEHRNGIEEPQNDMEISQNGDSTKQFVSGLSESDPTTPKSPKFEDIEEEDDEEEDDEEEPLPKKQKQLSSLTQQEEEEPAAIDDAATANNVPNEIKTPISTAATTKKKSKKKSNNNVWVTRSTRKGKKKPKPNPQNTPAEDKVLITPVPRFPDKSDDSSDMTICLSKVFKAEKVELSEDRLSAGSTKGYRMVRATRGVCEGAWYFEIKIASLGETGHTRLGWSTQKGDLQAPIGYDGNSFGYRDIDGSKVHKALREKYGEEGYKEGDVIGFYINLPEGSLYTPKPPRLVWYKGQRYVCAPDAKEDPPQIIPGKNLLGSEISFFRNGICQGTAFKDLYGGRYYPAASMYTLPNQPNCVVKFNFGPDFEFFPEDFGGRPIPRAMYEVPYHGFENRIENGVSNENKQ, encoded by the exons ATGGAGTCTCTTCAAGCTAATtatagagaagaagaagatgaagcagAAGTACCCGCGAACAACCTTGATCCCTCTCCGTCTACCGTTTCAATTGACCCTGATGAACACCGGAATGGCATAGAAGAACCCCAGAACGACATGGAAATATCTCAAAACGGTGATTCGACGAAACAGTTTGTATCTGGGCTCTCTGAATCGGACCCAACCACTCCAAAGTCTCCTAAATTTGAAGAcattgaagaagaagacgacgaggaagaagatgatgaagaagaaccACTTCCTAAAAAGCAAAAGCAACTTTCGTCTCTGACTCaacaagaggaagaagaacccGCCGCAATTGACGACGCCGCCACCGCCAACAATGTACCGAACGAAATCAAAACTCCGATATCAACAGCAGCCACGACGAAAAAGAAATCGAAGAAGAAGAGCAATAACAATGTCTGGGTAACGAGATCTACTCGTAAAGGGAAGAAGAAACCTAAGCCTAATCCCCAAAATACTCCTGCTGAAGATAAAGTTTTAATTACTCCTGTACCTAGATTTCCAGATAAAAGTGATGATTCCTCAGATATGACAATTTGCCTGTCGAAAGTGTTCAAAGCTGAGAAAGTGGAATTGAGTGAAGATAGACTGAGTGCCGGAAGTACAAAAGGGTATAGAATGGTGAGAGCTACAAGAGGGGTTTGTGAAGGGGCATGGTACTTTGAAATTAAAATTGCGAGCCTGGGAGAGACAGGGCACACCCGTCTTGGGTGGTCGACGCAGAAAGGTGACCTGCAGGCGCCAATTGGGTATGATGGTAATAGTTTTGGGTATAGAGATATTGATGGGAGTAAAGTGCATAAGGCATTGAGAGAGAAGTATGGGGAAGAAGGGTATAAGGAAGGAGATGTGATTGGGTTTTATATCAATTTGCCCGAGGGTTCTTTGTATACTCCTAAGCCACCACGTTTGGTTTGGTATAAAGGGCAGAGATACGTTTGTGCTCCAGATGCTAAGGAGGATCCTCCTCAGATCATACCTGGTAAGAACTTATTGG GGAGCGAGATATCGTTTTTCAGAAATGGAATATGTCAAGGCACTGCTTTCAAGGATTTATATGGTGGTCGTTACTATCCTGCTGCTTCAATGTACACTCTTCCAAATCAACCGAACTGTGTGGTCAAGTTCAACTTTGGTCCCGACTTTGAATTTTTTCCAGAGGACTTTGGTGGGCGTCCGATTCCTAGGGCTATGTATGAAGTTCCTTATCATGGGTTTGAAAATCGGATTGAAAACGGTGTGTCCAATGAGAACAAACAATAG
- the LOC136223271 gene encoding protein TRAUCO isoform X2: MESLQANYREEEDEAEVPANNLDPSPSTVSIDPDEHRNGIEEPQNDMEISQNGDSTKQFVSGLSESDPTTPKSPKFEDIEEEDDEEEDDEEEPLPKKQKQLSSLTQQEEEEPAAIDDAATANNVPNEIKTPISTAATTKKKSKKKSNNNVWVTRSTRKGKKKPKPNPQNTPAEDKVLITPVPRFPDKSDDSSDMTICLSKVFKAEKVELSEDRLSAGSTKGYRMVRATRGVCEGAWYFEIKIASLGETGHTRLGWSTQKGDLQAPIGYDGNSFGYRDIDGSKVHKALREKYGEEGYKEGDVIGFYINLPEGSLYTPKPPRLVWYKGQRYVCAPDAKEDPPQIIPGSEISFFRNGICQGTAFKDLYGGRYYPAASMYTLPNQPNCVVKFNFGPDFEFFPEDFGGRPIPRAMYEVPYHGFENRIENGVSNENKQ, translated from the exons ATGGAGTCTCTTCAAGCTAATtatagagaagaagaagatgaagcagAAGTACCCGCGAACAACCTTGATCCCTCTCCGTCTACCGTTTCAATTGACCCTGATGAACACCGGAATGGCATAGAAGAACCCCAGAACGACATGGAAATATCTCAAAACGGTGATTCGACGAAACAGTTTGTATCTGGGCTCTCTGAATCGGACCCAACCACTCCAAAGTCTCCTAAATTTGAAGAcattgaagaagaagacgacgaggaagaagatgatgaagaagaaccACTTCCTAAAAAGCAAAAGCAACTTTCGTCTCTGACTCaacaagaggaagaagaacccGCCGCAATTGACGACGCCGCCACCGCCAACAATGTACCGAACGAAATCAAAACTCCGATATCAACAGCAGCCACGACGAAAAAGAAATCGAAGAAGAAGAGCAATAACAATGTCTGGGTAACGAGATCTACTCGTAAAGGGAAGAAGAAACCTAAGCCTAATCCCCAAAATACTCCTGCTGAAGATAAAGTTTTAATTACTCCTGTACCTAGATTTCCAGATAAAAGTGATGATTCCTCAGATATGACAATTTGCCTGTCGAAAGTGTTCAAAGCTGAGAAAGTGGAATTGAGTGAAGATAGACTGAGTGCCGGAAGTACAAAAGGGTATAGAATGGTGAGAGCTACAAGAGGGGTTTGTGAAGGGGCATGGTACTTTGAAATTAAAATTGCGAGCCTGGGAGAGACAGGGCACACCCGTCTTGGGTGGTCGACGCAGAAAGGTGACCTGCAGGCGCCAATTGGGTATGATGGTAATAGTTTTGGGTATAGAGATATTGATGGGAGTAAAGTGCATAAGGCATTGAGAGAGAAGTATGGGGAAGAAGGGTATAAGGAAGGAGATGTGATTGGGTTTTATATCAATTTGCCCGAGGGTTCTTTGTATACTCCTAAGCCACCACGTTTGGTTTGGTATAAAGGGCAGAGATACGTTTGTGCTCCAGATGCTAAGGAGGATCCTCCTCAGATCATACCTG GGAGCGAGATATCGTTTTTCAGAAATGGAATATGTCAAGGCACTGCTTTCAAGGATTTATATGGTGGTCGTTACTATCCTGCTGCTTCAATGTACACTCTTCCAAATCAACCGAACTGTGTGGTCAAGTTCAACTTTGGTCCCGACTTTGAATTTTTTCCAGAGGACTTTGGTGGGCGTCCGATTCCTAGGGCTATGTATGAAGTTCCTTATCATGGGTTTGAAAATCGGATTGAAAACGGTGTGTCCAATGAGAACAAACAATAG